In one window of Nothobranchius furzeri strain GRZ-AD chromosome 11, NfurGRZ-RIMD1, whole genome shotgun sequence DNA:
- the nt5c1aa gene encoding 5'-nucleotidase, cytosolic IAa isoform X1: MVKMSLDSVQVKELKESSSSNGDTRGSWGGKEVFDQDQLDLTAKPKQVTGRRARKVEGGVFFPKPENAVTIAVSSRVLFRTEREQKVFEQKGVEEYLRYQIEHENEPFAPGPAFSFVKALETVNARLRELYPQSEELFDIVLVTYNHAHVGIRLINTINHHNLFIERFCMTGGSSPIGYLKAWHTNLYLSADAEKVREALTEGIAAATMFMPEKMTEVSESQLRVAFDGDAVLFSDESERIFKAHGLDKFFEHEKENEDTLLDHGPLKGFLEALGKLQKKFYAKGQRLNCPIRTYLVTARSAASSGIRALKTLRAWGLEIDEALFLAGAPKGPMLEKIRPHIYFDDQMFHVEGAAEMGTIAAHVPYGIAQNYTTKLKTSMEK, from the exons ATGGTGAAGATGAGTCTGGACTCGGTTCAGGTCAAGGAGCTCAAAGAATCCTCCTCATCTAACGGCGACACCAGAGGATCGTGGGGAGGGAAAGAGGTGTTTGACCAAGACCAGTTGGACCTCACAGCCAAACCGAAGCAG GTGACAGGGAGACGAGCCCGGAAGGTGGAAGGAGGCGTGTTTTTT CCAAAGCCAGAGAATGCTGTGACGATTGCCGTTTCTTCCCGGGTCTTGTTTCGAACCGAGCGAGAGCAAAAGGTGTTTGAGCAGAAAGGCGTGGAGGAATATCTGAGGTACCAAATCGAGCATGAGAACGAACCCTTTGCACCTGGACCTGCTTTCTCCTTTGTCAAG GCTCTGGAGACGGTCAACGCACGTCTGCGGGAGCTGTACCCACAAAGTGAAGAGCTGTTCGACATTGTTTTGGTTACGTACAACCATGCACACGTTGGAATCCGTCTTATTAACACCATAAACCATCACA ATCTGTTCATTGAGAGGTTTTGTATGACGGGCGGAAGCAGTCCCATCGGGTACCTGAAGGCCTGGCACACTAACCTTTACCTGTCTGCTGATGCTGAAAAGGTCAGGGAAGCTCTGACTGAAG GCATCGCAGCAGCCACCATGTTCATGCCAGAGAAGATGACAGAGGTGTCAGAATCTCAGCTGAGAGTGGCGTTTGATGGTGATGCTGTCCTCTTCTCTGATGAGTCGGAGCGCATATTCAAGGCCCACGGGCTGGACAAGTTCTTCGAACATGAGAAAGAAAACGAGGATACGCTACTTGATCAT GGTCCTCTGAAAGGCTTCCTGGAGGCATTGGGCAAGctccagaaaaagttttatgctaAAGGCCAACGCCTGAACTGTCCCATTCGCACCTACTTGGTCACGGCTCGAAGTGCAGCGAGCTCTGGGATTCGGGCGCTGAAGACACTCCGGGCATGGGGATTGGAGATTGATGAAGCATTGTTCCTCGCTGGTGCACCCAAGGGCCCCATGCTGGAGAAGATCAGACCACACATCTACTTTGACGATCAGATGTTTCACGTGGAGGGTGCAGCAGAGATGGGTACCATTGCTGCCCATGTTCCTTACGGCATTGCACAGAATTATACCACCAAACTGAAAACAAGTATGGAGAAGTAA
- the nt5c1aa gene encoding 5'-nucleotidase, cytosolic IAa isoform X2 codes for MVKMSLDSVQVKELKESSSSNGDTRGSWGGKEVFDQDQLDLTAKPKQPKPENAVTIAVSSRVLFRTEREQKVFEQKGVEEYLRYQIEHENEPFAPGPAFSFVKALETVNARLRELYPQSEELFDIVLVTYNHAHVGIRLINTINHHNLFIERFCMTGGSSPIGYLKAWHTNLYLSADAEKVREALTEGIAAATMFMPEKMTEVSESQLRVAFDGDAVLFSDESERIFKAHGLDKFFEHEKENEDTLLDHGPLKGFLEALGKLQKKFYAKGQRLNCPIRTYLVTARSAASSGIRALKTLRAWGLEIDEALFLAGAPKGPMLEKIRPHIYFDDQMFHVEGAAEMGTIAAHVPYGIAQNYTTKLKTSMEK; via the exons ATGGTGAAGATGAGTCTGGACTCGGTTCAGGTCAAGGAGCTCAAAGAATCCTCCTCATCTAACGGCGACACCAGAGGATCGTGGGGAGGGAAAGAGGTGTTTGACCAAGACCAGTTGGACCTCACAGCCAAACCGAAGCAG CCAAAGCCAGAGAATGCTGTGACGATTGCCGTTTCTTCCCGGGTCTTGTTTCGAACCGAGCGAGAGCAAAAGGTGTTTGAGCAGAAAGGCGTGGAGGAATATCTGAGGTACCAAATCGAGCATGAGAACGAACCCTTTGCACCTGGACCTGCTTTCTCCTTTGTCAAG GCTCTGGAGACGGTCAACGCACGTCTGCGGGAGCTGTACCCACAAAGTGAAGAGCTGTTCGACATTGTTTTGGTTACGTACAACCATGCACACGTTGGAATCCGTCTTATTAACACCATAAACCATCACA ATCTGTTCATTGAGAGGTTTTGTATGACGGGCGGAAGCAGTCCCATCGGGTACCTGAAGGCCTGGCACACTAACCTTTACCTGTCTGCTGATGCTGAAAAGGTCAGGGAAGCTCTGACTGAAG GCATCGCAGCAGCCACCATGTTCATGCCAGAGAAGATGACAGAGGTGTCAGAATCTCAGCTGAGAGTGGCGTTTGATGGTGATGCTGTCCTCTTCTCTGATGAGTCGGAGCGCATATTCAAGGCCCACGGGCTGGACAAGTTCTTCGAACATGAGAAAGAAAACGAGGATACGCTACTTGATCAT GGTCCTCTGAAAGGCTTCCTGGAGGCATTGGGCAAGctccagaaaaagttttatgctaAAGGCCAACGCCTGAACTGTCCCATTCGCACCTACTTGGTCACGGCTCGAAGTGCAGCGAGCTCTGGGATTCGGGCGCTGAAGACACTCCGGGCATGGGGATTGGAGATTGATGAAGCATTGTTCCTCGCTGGTGCACCCAAGGGCCCCATGCTGGAGAAGATCAGACCACACATCTACTTTGACGATCAGATGTTTCACGTGGAGGGTGCAGCAGAGATGGGTACCATTGCTGCCCATGTTCCTTACGGCATTGCACAGAATTATACCACCAAACTGAAAACAAGTATGGAGAAGTAA